Below is a window of bacterium DNA.
CAAGGAGTTATCCACAATATGCACATAATTAACAAAAAGAAAAAGTTTGATCAAAAAGAAAAATTTACTACTACTAATCTTAACAAAATAGGACATTTCTAAATGTTTTAAAAGCGGACATTTCTAAATGTGGTTGACAAATAGTCTTGTCAATGTATCCCAATTGTGCTATATTGATGGCAAATGGAGGATAAAATGTCTAAGACAGCAACAATCAGAGCTCGAATTGAACCAGATTTGAAGAACAATGCGGAACGTCTATTCCATAGACTTGGTATTTCAGCAACTCAGGCGATTACAATGTTCTATCGTCAGGCAACATTGCGAAAAGGGCTCCCTTTTGATGTTGTAATTCCTAATAAAACCACGCTCAATACATTCGAAAGCGCCGATTCCGGACGAGATCTAATCGTGTGCAAGAATGCAGACGACATGTTTAAGAAGCTGGGAATCTGATGCTCGCACCTGTCTATACCAGACAGTTTGAGAAGGATATCAAACGAAGCAAGAAGCGGGGCAAAAATCTCGAAAAATTCAAGATCATTGTCAGCACACTTCTTGAAGGCAGGTCTCTTGATCCAATTCATCGTGACCATGGTCTTACTGGAAACTATACAGGTCGTCGAGACTGCCATATTGAATCTGACTGGTTACTGATTTATAAGAAAGACAAGAAGTATATCAGATTTGAACGAATGGGAACTCACTCCGACCTCTTTAAAAAGTAAATATTTACACAACTTAAAACAATTTCTTTGTCATTCTCTGACTTGGTCGAGGAATCCAGTAGGGGACAGGCATGCCTGTCCCTTTGCTTTTCTTTAATCTCAGACAGATATTTAAAATAATAGGGTTATGTGATACAATTTAATCAATATTCAAGGAGCAAAAATATTGATTAAATCAGGGAGCCTTTTGTAAATTGACGAGGATTATAAAATAGCATGAATGCATCCCCAATCAGACGTTGGAAATCTCCCTATATTTATCTGGGCATCATCCTTATTTTTGCTTTCTCTCTTAGACTCTCTTACCTTCTTGAATTCTACCCAACTGTCTTCTTCAATGCCAGTTTAATGAAAGGACTGGACCAAAAAACCTTTGATGTCTTGGCAAACAATATTGTAAAAAATCCATGGATTGGGGACGGTAACGTTTTTTATATAGCTCCAGGCTATCCCTATTTTGTTGCTGGAATTTATAAAATGTTCGGTAGTAGTAATTATTTTGCCGTTGCTTTTATTCAAATTCTTCTGGACACCCTTCTTTGTCTCCTTTTATTCTTCCTGGGTAAATGGCTTTTTAATAAAAGAGTGGGCCTTCTTGCCGCTTTCTTTGCCGCCTTTTATCGACCATCCATCTTTTATTCTGTGCCCCTTTTAAGCGATAGTTTGATTCTATTTTTAAATATTTTTACTATCTTTATCATTTATTGGGCATTAAGGAAAAAAGATTATAAAAGGTGGATTTTAGGGGGTTTGGTGCTGGGATTGGCCGCTTTGGCTAAACCAACCATTCTGCTGTTTCTTCCTTTTTTGCTCATTGGATTGTTGGTATATCCAAAAAAGAAATTTAATCCATTTTTATCCTGGACAATTGTCGTTCTCTTAATGTTAATAATCATCTCTCCTGTGACAGTCAGGAATTGGCAAACATCTTCTGAATTTATTCCTATCTGCTCCAATGGACCGATTAATTACAAGATTGGCAATAGCATTGATTCAATCGGTCTTTTTATGTATCCCAAGGAACCTTTAGCACCTGTTTTTTCCAAGGTTTTCTGGAAACTTCAGGGAAAAAAATTTATGTTCTTTTTCAACAGTTATGAATGGCCGCAGAATCTGAATATCTACCTCTTGACCAAAATCACCAAAAGCCTTAAATTTCCATTATTTAGTTTTGGTCTTCTCATCCCCCTGGGTATTCTTGGTCTATTTCTTTCTTTAAATAAAAAATCTCTTCTTTTATTCTTCTTTACCCTATGCAATATCCTCTGGGTTGTCGCCTTTCTTGTTACCTCCCGTTATCGGCTCCCTGCAGTAGGGTGTTTAATTTTGTTCGCTGCCTTCTCAGTAGATTGGTTGATTAATAATAGTAGAATAAGAAAACAGCGTCACTTATTTTGCCTTGTTCTTTTAACAACGTTGATTTTATTCCTTTTTATTAATCGTGATTTTAAAAGGCCAAAAATCAGGAAAAAGGATTTTTCAAATTTAAAGTATTTAACCCCAGAAAATGTTAATTATGATACTAAACAAGGTAGATTAGGGCTTGCCTGTAAAAAGGCGAAGACATTTGTTAATCTCTGTCCTAATGAATCAGAAAGTCATCAAGCATTGTCCATTGTTTATTTAAATCAGAAAAAATTCGCTCCAGCTTTTTTAGAAATTAAAGAAGCTCTTCGCCTTAATCCTTCAAGTCAATCGGCTAAAGAAATTTTGAGTTTTTTTCAGGAGAAAAATGATTCTAAATAAGGATAAATATGGACAGCGACCTTTAAAAAACAATGTCAAATCTTAAACATCTGGATTCCCCGATTAAATCGGAGAATGACGTAATAAAGCAAAGGGATAGGCATGCCTGTCCCCTACATAAAAATCACAAGAAGAAAAGGGGATTGGGCTCAAAATATTGAGCCCCTACTACACAATCCCGAAAGCGTTAGGGACTTTGTCTCTCGGCAATGACGGAAGGAACATTATTATGACCACAGATACAATAGCAGCAATATCAACTTCGCTTGGCGAGGGTGGAATAGGGATTATAAGGCTAAGCGGGCCGGATGCAATAAAGATTGCCTCAAAAATATTCAAGCCAAAGAAAAACATAAATCTAGAAAAGCAAAAATCTCATACGCTTCATTTTGGATATATTATTAAGGGAAAAACTGTTCTTGATGAAGTACTGGTTTCCGTAATGAAGGCTCCTCATTCATACACAAAAGAAGATGTTGTGGAGATTAATTGTCATAGCGGGGTTTTAATTTTAATATCTATTCTAGAGCTTGCATTAAGACACGGTGCACGTACAGCGCAGCCGGGTGAATTTACTAAAAGAGCGTTTTTAAACGGTAGAATAGACCTGTCACAAGCTGAGTCAGTAATAGACTTGATAAGAAGCATGTCGTCAAAAGGATTGAAATTAGCAGCGCAGCAGCTATCAGGCAAATTATCTGTTAAAATAAAAAAATTACGTATAGAATTGCTTGATTTACTGGTGCGTATAGAAGCATTACTTAACTTTCCCGAGGATGAAGTTAGCTCAATAAGCAGAGGTACTATATTATCTTCAGTTAAGAAGATGCAGAAAAAGATTGAGGCTTTAATTGACACTGCTGATCAGGGGGAGATTTTTAGGCATGGGGTAAGGACTGTTATTGCTGGCAAACCAAATGTTGGGAAATCCAGCCTTTTGAATATGCTTATGGAAGAAGAGAGAGCCATAGTAACAGAGATTCCCGGAACCACAAGAGACACAGTAGAGGGGCACATTCACATACAAGGACTTTCCTTCATACTAATAGACACTGCCGGCTTACAACCTGTAAGCAATATTGTAGAAAGAATAGGCATTGCCAGAAGCAAGAAAAAACTCTTAGAAGCTGACCTTATACTCTTCATGTTAGATGCAAACACCACGATTGATTCCAATGATAAGAAACTGTTTGAACTTGTTGAAGGGAGGCATACTATTGTACTGCTTAATAAAATAGATCTACCATCTAAAACAAAGATATCTGATATTTATAAACTTGTTCCTAAAGGGATAATTTTAAGAATATCTGCAAAGGAGGAAATTGGAATCGATGAGCTCAAAAACACAATGTTTGATATAACATTATCTAAGTTTAAGCACCATCAGTCCTCTGTATGTGTTAATATGAGACATAAGGAATCGCTGTTAAATGCGCAAAAGAGTTTAGATCATGTTATTCATACTATGACAAGAACAAAATTAACCGAAGAGTTTGTCTCTCTTGACCTGAAGAATGCTCTGGACTCTCTTGGCCAAATAACAGGAGAAACAGTGAATAATGAAGTGCTGGATAGAATATTCGCAAAATTCTGTATAGGAAAGTAACTATGAAGTTTGATATTTATTTTCATGCGCCGTTTGATATGCTTCTTAAACACCTGAAGGATATAGCGGATTATCACATTAATCTTGAAATATATATAAATCCTGCTGAGCTGGATTGCTTACCTCTTAAGGAAATGAGAAAGGTTAAAAACTTTTGTTTAGAAGAAGATATAAGAACCAGTTGTCACGGCCCATATATTGACTTAAATCCGGGAAGCGAGGATCCAAAAGTAAGAAGTCTAACAAGGGAAAGATTTGTTCAGTCTATTCAGTTTTGTAATAAAATGGACATAAAGAATCTGGTGTTGCATACTGGATATTCACCAGCTTTTCATGAATCAATTAAAGATATCTGGTTTGAGACATCATTGGATTTGTGGAAAGAGATAAAAACTATTGCAGAAGAAAAAGAAATTAAGATAGCAATTGAAAATTGCCTGGAAAATTCTCCGGAAATAGTTATCCGACTTCTTAATGAAATTGGTTCAGAGAACTTTGGTATGTGTTTTGACATTGCGCATTTTAATGTATTTGGAGATAAACCTGTTCTTGATTATTTTGACATATGCGCAGACAGAATATTTAAAATTCATCTCTCAGACAATAACGGTGATAGAGATTCTCATCTTGCATTTGAAAAGGGCAACATAAATTTTCAACAAATATCTCACAGGTTAAAAGAGAAGAATCTGAATCCTATAATAACAGTAGAAGCAATGAGTGTAGAAGATGTTATTTATGATATAGAATATTTAGAGAATGTGGACTGGTTTTAATATTTTTTCACTTTTTTCTATTTTCCTCTTGACATGGGTAGAGAAAGTTGCTATTTTTAGCACTCTAGACGAAAGAGTGCTAAAAATTTGATGAAATTTATAATAAGTTAGAAGGGGGGGGGTGAGGAAATATGACGGTTAAGCCACTAGCTGATAGGATCTTAGTTAAGAGATTAGAAGAGGAGGACAAGATAGGAAGCATAATAGTTCCTGATACGGCTAAGGAAAAGTCTCAAAAAGCAGAGGTTATTGCTGTAGGAGAGGGGAGAAGGACAGATGAAGGAAAACTAGTTTCTCTTGAGGTTAAAAAGGGGGACAAGCTACTTATTGGTAAGTATGCAGGTACGGATATAAAGATTGATGGCGAAGAGTATATAATTATGAAGCAGGAAGATGTAATGGGAATTTTTAAGAACTAAAGATAAAAACATAAAGAAAGGAGTAATACAAGATGGCAAAACAGTTAAAGTTTGGCGAAGAAGCAAGAAAGGCAATTTTAAGCGGTGTTGAGCAGCTTAGTAGGGCTGTAAAGGTAACACTTGGGCCAAAGGGCAGAAACGTTGTATTGGACAAGAAATTCGGATCTCCAACAATTACAAAGGACGGTGTTACAGTTGCAAAGGAAATTGAATTGGAAGAGCCATATGAGAATATGGGCGCTCAGATGGTAAAGGAAGTTGCGTCAAAGACTTCTGACGTAGCAGGTGACGGAACCACAACAGCTACAGTACTTGCGGAATCAATATATAGAGAGGGGCTCAGGAATGTGACAGCCGGTGCAAATCCAATGGCGCTTAAAAGAGGAATTGAAAAGGCAGTAGATAATGTTGTGAAAAGCCTTAAGGGCTTGAGCAAGCCGGTCAAAGACAAAAAAGAAATCTCTCAGGTTGCCACAATCTCTGCAAACAATGATCCAACAATTGGAAACATAATAGCAGACGCTATGGATAAGGTTGGCAAGGATGGAGTTATCACAGTTGAGGAAGCAAAGGGAATGGATACAACTCTGGATATCGTAGAAGGTATGCAGTTTGACAGAGGTTATTTGTCTCCCTATTTTGTAACTGACGCAGAAAGAATGGAAGTGGTTCTTGAGAATCCATACATCCTTATTCATGAAAAGAAAATTTCCAGTATGAAGGATTTGCTTCCGTTATTGGAAAAAGTAGCGCAATCAGGTACTCCATTCTTAATTCTTGCTGAAGAAGTTGAAGGAGAAGCTCTGGCAACAATGGTTGTGAATAAGATTAGAGGCACTCTAAAATGCGCATGTGTCAAGGCTCCGGGTTTTGGAGATAGAAGAAAGGCAATGCTTGAAGATATTGCTACTCTTACAGGAGGAAAAGCAATCTCTGAGGATCTCGGAATCAAATTAGAGAATATCACTCTTAACGATTTGGGAAGAGCAAAGCGCGTTACAATAGATAAGGAAAATACAACTATTATTGAAGGAGCAGGAAATAGAAAAGATATAGACGGCAGAATATCTCAGATTCGTACGCAAATAGATGATACAACATCAGATTATGATAAGGAAAAGCTACAGGAAAGACTGGCAAAGCTTGCCGGCGGAGTTGCGGTTATTAATGTTGGAGCTGCAACAGAGACAGAGATGAAGGAAAAGAAGGCAAGAGTTGAAGATGCGCTTCATGCAACCAGGGCCGCTGTTGAAGAGGGCGTAGTTGCAGGCGGCGGAGTTGCCTTGCTTAGATGCATATCTGATCTCGGGAAAATGGCACTGAAGGGAGACGAAGCTATTGGGCTTAACATTATCAAGCGTGCTCTTGAAGAGCCAGTAAGACAGCTTGTGAATAATGCTGGAGTTGAAGGAGCCATTGTTGTTCAGGAGCTTCTTAAAAAAGAGAAAAATGTTGGATTTAATGTGCAGGATGGTAAATATGAGGACATGTTTGCAGCAGGTATTGTGGATCCGACAAAAGTAACAAGGACCGCTCTTCAGAATGCAGCAAGCATTGCAGGATTACTGCTTACAACAGAAGCGCTTGTAACAGACGTTCCTGAAAAGGAAAAGATGCCTCCAATGCCTGGCGGCGGCGGAATGGGCGGCGGAATGGGCGGAGGAATGTATTAAGATAGAAACTAGTTAGTTTAGGGGCATGGTTTTCCGTGCCCCTATAAATTTACGAGGAGACAAGATATGAAATTAGTACCTTTAGAAGACAGAGTTATTATAAAGAGATTAGAAGCTGAAGATAAGACAAAGGGAGGTATAATTCTTCCCGATACAGCTAAGGAAAAACCGCAAAAGGGTAAGATTATAGCTGTTGGCAGTGGAAAAGTGTTGGAAGATGGGAAGAAACAATCAATGAGTGTTAAAAAAGGCGACAAAGTTATTTTTGCATCATACGCAGGCACAGAAGTACAAATTGACGGGGAAGAGCATCTGATAATGAAAGAGGAAGACATCTTAGCTGTTATAGAATAGCAGCATATGTTTTTTAAGCCTCCTGCACCCCGAATGCTTTGGGGACAGGAGGCTTATTTGTTTTGACTATTTTAGGGAGGGAATAGAATTGGCTGGAGAAAACAGGTTCCATAATCTTCAGAAGCTGACGTATCTTTTAATTGTTGTTCTATTGATTTATGGAGGTCGAAATCTATGGAGAAATTTTGCAACTCCCGGGTATAAAAGAACAAAAATTTTCTTAAAGACTTTTGATATTATCCAGGTCCGCTACATAGATAAAACAGAACCCAAAGATCTTATATATAGTGCTGTTGATAGTATGGTTAAGAGTCTTGGGGATCCGTACAGCCAGTTTATACCACAGGAAGCGTATGGCGAAGTTAAGATATTTGAAAAAGGGGAATATGGGGGACTGGGCATAGTTATAGGAATAAGGGATAATAAAGTTATAGTTATTTCACCTATAGAAGGTACTCCTGCAGATAAAGTTGGAATAAAGCCCGGGGATGTTGTTGTGAAAATAGACGGAATAAGCTGCGTTGGATGGTCATTGTCAGAAGTGGTAAAAAAACTTAGAGGAGAAGAAGAGACAAAAGTTTTATTGCATATAGAACGCGGGAAACATCAAAAGCTTTTACATTTTGAAATTATTAGAAAAATCATAGAACTTAAATCAGTTTATTCTAAATTAATAAACGATAGCATTGGATATATTAGAATTGTAGATTTTGGAAACGGAACATTAAAGAGTTTTAAAGATGCCATAAATAGTTTAAATAAAAAAGAGATAAAGTCTCTTATTTTAGATTTAAGAAATAATCCGGGTGGATTTATTGACCAGGCGGTAGAGATATCAGAATGTTTTTTATCTAATGGATTAATAGTTAAGACAAAGGGACGGAGCAAAGATCAGACTAAGACATATAGAGCAACAAAGAGCAAAGAAGATATACTCTTGCCGTTAGTTGTGCTGATAAATAAAGGCAGTGCCAGCGCAGCGGAGATTGTTGCCGGTGCCTTGCAGTGTAATAAGCGCGCAACCATAATAGGAACAACCAGTTTTGGAAAGGGATCAGTACAAGGCATTTTTCATTTGCCTGATAAAACAGCTCTTTGTCTAACTGTTGCCAGATATTATATTCCTGATGGCAGCTTAATCGATGGTAAAGGGATACAGCCTGATATAGAAATCAAAATTCCCGACTCATGGTACAAAAAAACAATGAAAGAACAGATCGAGTCAATGGATCCTCAGTTAGAAAAAGCAGTTGAAATATTATTTTAGATTATTCACTATCTCTATAAGTTTCCTGCCGTATGTAACATAGATTTTGTAAGCCTCTTCACTAGTTGCCTCTTTGCCAAGATGCACAGCTGCCGCAAGATGAGGCTCAATAGAAACGCCGTCTTCATATCCTGCATTTTTCATATCCTGAAGAATTTCTGGGACGTAAGCACGTCCTTCTCCGCAATAGGTGGTTTGAAATTTTCCATCAGGAGTGATAATTGCGTCCTTTATGTGTACATAAACGATATCTTTCTTTACCTTTGAATAGAAATACATAGCATCCTGTCCGTGTGCCATAGTATTTCCTGTATCGAACACAAGTTTCAAGGCTGGAGAATTGATTTCTGAAAGCATTTTTAGAGAATTTTCCGGACTTTCCCCTGCCCATCCGCTGCAATTTTCATGCACCATTATAATTTCACCATCTTCTGCTATCTTTGAAAGTTCTCTTAATCTCTCAATAGCCTTCTTTTCCCATTCAGTCTCTTTTATAGGTTTGTCCTTGTCATTTGGCCAGCTCATAATGCGGATAAACTTTGTCCCAAATTTTTTCATGCGGGGAATAGCCTTTTTTAACTCATCTATATCCAGTTGAAAATCACCAGTTATAGGTCTTGACCAATTGGCTATACAGCCTGCGAAGCATGATACCTTCATCTTGGCATCATTGACTTTTCCATACACTTCATCAAACTTAGAATCATGCATAAGCGTTAGATTCTCTCCATCAACATTCCTAATCTCCAGATATTTCCATCCAAGTTCTTTATGTGCCTTTATCTGTGTCTCTATGGGTTTGCCTGCTTCGTCACTGATTCCTGAAAAAAACATTTTATTTTGCCTCCTGTTTAGTTAAAGTTTACCTTATTCGCTATACTTGGGAATAATCAGCTTTTGCCCAATAGATAAAAAGTCAGGGTCTTTAATGTTGTTTGCCTGAATAATTGTTCTGGAAGGAACCCCAAAACGAACAGCAATTTCAATTAGTGTATCGCCTTTCTGAACAATGTAATATTTTCCATCTTCTAATTTTTCAGTGCTTAATTTAGCATCATCAGGTGCTAAAATATTTATTTGTTTTTTTATCTTTCCGATTTCCACTAAAAGTTCGTCAAGCACTATTTCAATTTTTTTGTTAAAGTTTTGCTTATCCTTCTTTTGTATGTTCAATAGGTTATTATATGCAGTCTTTAGCTGGTCCATCTGTTTTTGAATAGAGATAATGTTATTACTTAGAGATGTAATATTTTTGTTTGTATCAATGCTATTATTATTTAATTGGTCTCTAAATTGAGTGCAAAACAGCTCAACTTGTTCCTTAAGATCACGAAGTTGTTTGTCTTTTTCTGACAGAGAGCCCTCTATCTTACTTGTCTCATCCTTTAACAAGAGAATCTGCTCACTTAGTCCAACCTGGCTTTCCTGTATTGTGCCAACATCTTCTTTTGTAGCTATCTTAGTTATCAGACAGCCTGATAGAAAAACAGCAACCAGTAAACAGTGAACAGTGAACAGCAGGATTTTGTTGGATAATCTAACTTTTTTCATAAAAGGAGTAAGATGATTACTGCGAAATTAGAAGATGTGATCTTCTGTTTTTTGCCCAGGCCTTTTCATCATGTCCAGTATCAACAGGTTTGTCTTCTCCATAGGTTATTGTGTATAATCTTGACGGAGAGATACC
It encodes the following:
- a CDS encoding type II toxin-antitoxin system RelB/DinJ family antitoxin, whose translation is MSKTATIRARIEPDLKNNAERLFHRLGISATQAITMFYRQATLRKGLPFDVVIPNKTTLNTFESADSGRDLIVCKNADDMFKKLGI
- a CDS encoding type II toxin-antitoxin system YafQ family toxin, coding for MLAPVYTRQFEKDIKRSKKRGKNLEKFKIIVSTLLEGRSLDPIHRDHGLTGNYTGRRDCHIESDWLLIYKKDKKYIRFERMGTHSDLFKK
- a CDS encoding glycosyltransferase family 39 protein, whose amino-acid sequence is MANNIVKNPWIGDGNVFYIAPGYPYFVAGIYKMFGSSNYFAVAFIQILLDTLLCLLLFFLGKWLFNKRVGLLAAFFAAFYRPSIFYSVPLLSDSLILFLNIFTIFIIYWALRKKDYKRWILGGLVLGLAALAKPTILLFLPFLLIGLLVYPKKKFNPFLSWTIVVLLMLIIISPVTVRNWQTSSEFIPICSNGPINYKIGNSIDSIGLFMYPKEPLAPVFSKVFWKLQGKKFMFFFNSYEWPQNLNIYLLTKITKSLKFPLFSFGLLIPLGILGLFLSLNKKSLLLFFFTLCNILWVVAFLVTSRYRLPAVGCLILFAAFSVDWLINNSRIRKQRHLFCLVLLTTLILFLFINRDFKRPKIRKKDFSNLKYLTPENVNYDTKQGRLGLACKKAKTFVNLCPNESESHQALSIVYLNQKKFAPAFLEIKEALRLNPSSQSAKEILSFFQEKNDSK
- the mnmE gene encoding tRNA uridine-5-carboxymethylaminomethyl(34) synthesis GTPase MnmE — translated: MTTDTIAAISTSLGEGGIGIIRLSGPDAIKIASKIFKPKKNINLEKQKSHTLHFGYIIKGKTVLDEVLVSVMKAPHSYTKEDVVEINCHSGVLILISILELALRHGARTAQPGEFTKRAFLNGRIDLSQAESVIDLIRSMSSKGLKLAAQQLSGKLSVKIKKLRIELLDLLVRIEALLNFPEDEVSSISRGTILSSVKKMQKKIEALIDTADQGEIFRHGVRTVIAGKPNVGKSSLLNMLMEEERAIVTEIPGTTRDTVEGHIHIQGLSFILIDTAGLQPVSNIVERIGIARSKKKLLEADLILFMLDANTTIDSNDKKLFELVEGRHTIVLLNKIDLPSKTKISDIYKLVPKGIILRISAKEEIGIDELKNTMFDITLSKFKHHQSSVCVNMRHKESLLNAQKSLDHVIHTMTRTKLTEEFVSLDLKNALDSLGQITGETVNNEVLDRIFAKFCIGK
- a CDS encoding sugar phosphate isomerase/epimerase family protein, with amino-acid sequence MKFDIYFHAPFDMLLKHLKDIADYHINLEIYINPAELDCLPLKEMRKVKNFCLEEDIRTSCHGPYIDLNPGSEDPKVRSLTRERFVQSIQFCNKMDIKNLVLHTGYSPAFHESIKDIWFETSLDLWKEIKTIAEEKEIKIAIENCLENSPEIVIRLLNEIGSENFGMCFDIAHFNVFGDKPVLDYFDICADRIFKIHLSDNNGDRDSHLAFEKGNINFQQISHRLKEKNLNPIITVEAMSVEDVIYDIEYLENVDWF
- a CDS encoding co-chaperone GroES — translated: MTVKPLADRILVKRLEEEDKIGSIIVPDTAKEKSQKAEVIAVGEGRRTDEGKLVSLEVKKGDKLLIGKYAGTDIKIDGEEYIIMKQEDVMGIFKN
- the groL gene encoding chaperonin GroEL (60 kDa chaperone family; promotes refolding of misfolded polypeptides especially under stressful conditions; forms two stacked rings of heptamers to form a barrel-shaped 14mer; ends can be capped by GroES; misfolded proteins enter the barrel where they are refolded when GroES binds), producing MAKQLKFGEEARKAILSGVEQLSRAVKVTLGPKGRNVVLDKKFGSPTITKDGVTVAKEIELEEPYENMGAQMVKEVASKTSDVAGDGTTTATVLAESIYREGLRNVTAGANPMALKRGIEKAVDNVVKSLKGLSKPVKDKKEISQVATISANNDPTIGNIIADAMDKVGKDGVITVEEAKGMDTTLDIVEGMQFDRGYLSPYFVTDAERMEVVLENPYILIHEKKISSMKDLLPLLEKVAQSGTPFLILAEEVEGEALATMVVNKIRGTLKCACVKAPGFGDRRKAMLEDIATLTGGKAISEDLGIKLENITLNDLGRAKRVTIDKENTTIIEGAGNRKDIDGRISQIRTQIDDTTSDYDKEKLQERLAKLAGGVAVINVGAATETEMKEKKARVEDALHATRAAVEEGVVAGGGVALLRCISDLGKMALKGDEAIGLNIIKRALEEPVRQLVNNAGVEGAIVVQELLKKEKNVGFNVQDGKYEDMFAAGIVDPTKVTRTALQNAASIAGLLLTTEALVTDVPEKEKMPPMPGGGGMGGGMGGGMY
- the groES gene encoding co-chaperone GroES; amino-acid sequence: MKLVPLEDRVIIKRLEAEDKTKGGIILPDTAKEKPQKGKIIAVGSGKVLEDGKKQSMSVKKGDKVIFASYAGTEVQIDGEEHLIMKEEDILAVIE
- a CDS encoding S41 family peptidase, which codes for MAGENRFHNLQKLTYLLIVVLLIYGGRNLWRNFATPGYKRTKIFLKTFDIIQVRYIDKTEPKDLIYSAVDSMVKSLGDPYSQFIPQEAYGEVKIFEKGEYGGLGIVIGIRDNKVIVISPIEGTPADKVGIKPGDVVVKIDGISCVGWSLSEVVKKLRGEEETKVLLHIERGKHQKLLHFEIIRKIIELKSVYSKLINDSIGYIRIVDFGNGTLKSFKDAINSLNKKEIKSLILDLRNNPGGFIDQAVEISECFLSNGLIVKTKGRSKDQTKTYRATKSKEDILLPLVVLINKGSASAAEIVAGALQCNKRATIIGTTSFGKGSVQGIFHLPDKTALCLTVARYYIPDGSLIDGKGIQPDIEIKIPDSWYKKTMKEQIESMDPQLEKAVEILF
- a CDS encoding sugar phosphate isomerase/epimerase, with the translated sequence MFFSGISDEAGKPIETQIKAHKELGWKYLEIRNVDGENLTLMHDSKFDEVYGKVNDAKMKVSCFAGCIANWSRPITGDFQLDIDELKKAIPRMKKFGTKFIRIMSWPNDKDKPIKETEWEKKAIERLRELSKIAEDGEIIMVHENCSGWAGESPENSLKMLSEINSPALKLVFDTGNTMAHGQDAMYFYSKVKKDIVYVHIKDAIITPDGKFQTTYCGEGRAYVPEILQDMKNAGYEDGVSIEPHLAAAVHLGKEATSEEAYKIYVTYGRKLIEIVNNLK
- a CDS encoding LysM peptidoglycan-binding domain-containing protein translates to MKKVRLSNKILLFTVHCLLVAVFLSGCLITKIATKEDVGTIQESQVGLSEQILLLKDETSKIEGSLSEKDKQLRDLKEQVELFCTQFRDQLNNNSIDTNKNITSLSNNIISIQKQMDQLKTAYNNLLNIQKKDKQNFNKKIEIVLDELLVEIGKIKKQINILAPDDAKLSTEKLEDGKYYIVQKGDTLIEIAVRFGVPSRTIIQANNIKDPDFLSIGQKLIIPKYSE